A single Desulfovibrio gilichinskyi DNA region contains:
- a CDS encoding 4Fe-4S dicluster domain-containing protein: protein MKRVYPDKEYCIGCKLCELACLTVHSEAKDLILAYTKERAAGLTSSIRVVESNGTSVALSCRHCDEPACVAVCDAGALSKNSVTGIVEYNFEKCVGCWSCLVSCSYGAIQRNSLINKIVKCDMCSGLTEVPACVQACPNRALRFLENDSVPAGQLRAYKNSKEISENDHTEINNPDNLIQISKNTKRAVVLGGSVSGLKTAEKLFNMGFEVAIVESGERIIALEFDKKVADLVACRIEEAGILLKCGVSVNEIICDKDGLAKGVLLSDKSFLEAGVIVATESFLSACSVIRTQMAEVPNCIAVSDSKQIICAKYPSGNFRNIPMNSFVFYGMALVSVGEIILPENADEYECNIFYDEIKHSYRKLVFRDSRLVGYILIGDIDFAGVYTSFITFECELDTVTKIRLCDGCPDILMWPDELFFNEWTP, encoded by the coding sequence GTGAAACGAGTTTATCCAGATAAAGAATATTGCATCGGATGCAAATTGTGTGAGCTTGCATGTCTTACAGTACATTCGGAAGCAAAAGACTTGATTCTTGCTTATACTAAAGAGCGTGCGGCAGGGCTTACTTCTTCAATACGGGTTGTTGAAAGTAACGGAACCAGTGTCGCTCTCAGCTGTAGGCATTGTGATGAGCCTGCCTGTGTTGCTGTCTGTGATGCCGGAGCATTATCAAAGAACAGTGTCACAGGAATAGTTGAGTATAATTTTGAAAAGTGCGTTGGCTGCTGGTCCTGTCTGGTAAGTTGTTCTTACGGGGCAATACAGCGCAACAGCCTTATCAATAAGATTGTTAAATGTGATATGTGCTCAGGACTGACAGAAGTTCCTGCCTGTGTTCAGGCGTGTCCGAATCGCGCGCTCAGGTTTCTTGAAAACGATTCTGTTCCAGCCGGACAACTTCGCGCCTACAAAAATTCTAAAGAAATTTCTGAAAATGATCATACTGAGATAAATAATCCTGATAACTTGATACAAATTTCAAAAAATACCAAAAGAGCTGTAGTTCTCGGTGGAAGTGTTTCAGGGTTAAAAACGGCCGAAAAGCTTTTTAATATGGGTTTTGAAGTTGCTATTGTAGAATCTGGAGAACGAATTATTGCTCTGGAATTTGATAAGAAAGTTGCTGACCTTGTTGCCTGTAGAATTGAAGAAGCGGGAATTCTGCTTAAATGCGGAGTTTCGGTTAATGAGATAATTTGTGATAAGGACGGGCTTGCTAAAGGGGTGCTGCTTTCTGATAAATCTTTTCTTGAAGCGGGAGTTATTGTCGCTACAGAGAGCTTTTTGTCAGCTTGCAGTGTTATTCGGACCCAAATGGCCGAGGTCCCTAATTGCATTGCTGTCAGCGATAGTAAGCAAATTATTTGTGCAAAATATCCGTCCGGGAATTTTAGAAATATTCCTATGAATTCATTTGTTTTTTACGGGATGGCGCTTGTCTCTGTCGGTGAAATAATTTTACCGGAAAATGCGGATGAATATGAATGTAATATTTTTTATGATGAAATTAAGCATAGTTACCGCAAACTTGTTTTTAGAGACTCAAGGCTCGTCGGCTATATTTTAATTGGCGATATTGATTTTGCCGGAGTGTATACTTCATTTATAACGTTTGAATGTGAACTTGATACCGTAACTAAAATCAGGTTATGTGACGGTTGCCCGGATATCCTCATGTGGCCTGATGAGCTCTTTTTTAATGAGTGGACCCCTTAA
- a CDS encoding murein hydrolase activator EnvC family protein — MSKIREAINDQKQNIQKQKQVLLKLTREERDMFGELASIEDRISDIERKLFKSEDELTKIVAEEKSAKEKHAVLQEDLDKIVGNLKMMLAKLWPIHSRKLENKFGSLEDWESSDRNFVWLASVYKDAKAELTKAENQSKMIFENLEVQKELRIKSEKKLTAINKTKDLLLKDKLSLLSGIRQIRSMKMSREEELKALLDTINKLNYKLKSLTSKKILNFKGELPAPCDGKVKINFDPSAKPPVRGEGFETNGNINVKSIFWGKVVHNDTLRGFGRVVIIYHGYNYYSLYAYLSESLVKTGQEVEKDEVIGKTGYYPALKGTGLYFELRFHQKPVNPEKWLSR, encoded by the coding sequence GTGAGCAAAATTCGTGAAGCTATCAACGATCAAAAACAAAATATTCAAAAGCAAAAACAAGTTTTACTAAAGCTCACCCGTGAAGAAAGAGACATGTTCGGAGAACTGGCTTCAATTGAAGACAGAATATCAGACATAGAGCGCAAGCTTTTTAAAAGCGAAGATGAGCTGACTAAAATTGTAGCAGAGGAAAAATCAGCCAAAGAAAAACATGCAGTTTTGCAGGAAGATCTTGATAAAATTGTCGGCAATCTAAAAATGATGCTTGCAAAGCTGTGGCCTATTCATTCTCGGAAACTCGAAAACAAATTCGGATCTCTTGAAGACTGGGAAAGCTCTGACCGTAATTTTGTGTGGCTTGCCTCCGTCTACAAAGATGCGAAAGCAGAACTGACCAAAGCTGAAAATCAATCTAAAATGATTTTTGAAAATCTTGAAGTCCAGAAAGAGCTTCGTATAAAATCCGAAAAGAAATTAACAGCAATCAATAAGACAAAAGATCTTTTACTGAAAGACAAATTGAGCCTGCTTTCAGGGATTCGGCAAATCCGATCCATGAAAATGAGCCGTGAGGAAGAATTAAAAGCTCTTCTTGATACAATTAACAAACTGAATTACAAACTCAAAAGCCTGACCAGCAAAAAGATTCTCAACTTTAAAGGAGAATTGCCCGCTCCGTGCGATGGTAAGGTCAAAATAAACTTTGATCCTTCTGCAAAACCTCCTGTTAGAGGAGAAGGTTTCGAAACCAATGGTAATATTAATGTCAAATCTATTTTCTGGGGAAAAGTCGTACACAACGATACCCTCAGAGGATTTGGACGAGTTGTTATTATTTACCATGGATATAATTACTACTCCCTGTATGCTTACCTTTCGGAAAGCCTTGTAAAAACGGGACAGGAAGTTGAAAAGGATGAAGTTATCGGAAAAACTGGGTATTACCCAGCACTTAAAGGGACCGGACTCTATTTTGAATTGCGTTTTCACCAGAAACCCGTTAACCCGGAAAAATGGCTTTCCCGATAA
- a CDS encoding 50S ribosomal protein L11 methyltransferase, producing MSTLLKIQFTLPESETAECQVYLSGRVAHGWEEKPLEDDTIFYTIHLEDHPLGSEIVAEIQKRWPEAGCISEEIEAENWGLAWKEYFEPIVCGDMFEILPPWLMDTKTEGLRHIVIEPKMAFGTGGHPTTALCLELISKLYREGKLDPKMNFFDLGTGSAILAIALAKLGVKGTGVDIDPQSIVCALENLQNNGVESDVTLAVGSADCIDQNLKYDLVVANILSGPLIELSSAVIARLKENSILILSGILNEQAEGVAKAYITKGLPAPEIFIDGEWAALLWENISATDS from the coding sequence ATGTCAACACTTCTTAAAATTCAATTCACATTACCGGAATCAGAAACAGCTGAATGCCAAGTATACCTTTCAGGAAGAGTAGCTCACGGATGGGAAGAAAAACCACTTGAAGATGATACTATCTTTTACACCATTCATCTTGAAGACCACCCTCTCGGATCAGAAATTGTTGCTGAGATACAAAAACGGTGGCCGGAAGCCGGATGTATCAGCGAAGAAATTGAAGCTGAAAACTGGGGGCTTGCATGGAAAGAATACTTTGAACCCATCGTTTGCGGAGATATGTTTGAAATTTTGCCGCCGTGGCTGATGGATACTAAAACCGAAGGACTGAGGCACATCGTAATCGAGCCTAAAATGGCTTTCGGAACAGGCGGACATCCGACTACGGCCCTTTGCCTTGAACTGATCAGTAAACTTTACCGCGAAGGTAAACTTGACCCGAAAATGAATTTCTTCGATCTCGGTACAGGCTCTGCCATCCTTGCAATTGCCCTTGCAAAGCTTGGCGTTAAAGGAACAGGGGTGGACATCGATCCGCAATCTATTGTCTGCGCTCTGGAAAACCTGCAAAACAACGGTGTTGAATCAGATGTAACTCTTGCCGTAGGCAGTGCAGATTGCATTGATCAAAATCTTAAATATGATCTTGTTGTTGCCAATATATTATCCGGGCCGCTTATCGAACTTTCTTCTGCCGTCATTGCCAGACTGAAAGAAAATTCCATCCTTATACTTTCCGGCATTTTGAATGAACAAGCCGAAGGCGTTGCAAAGGCCTACATAACAAAAGGATTACCTGCTCCTGAAATATTCATAGACGGTGAATGGGCTGCCCTGCTCTGGGAAAACATCAGCGCAACTGACAGCTGA
- a CDS encoding glutamate synthase-related protein, with protein sequence MLFHKLTGAYPEFTISRDKDLCINCEICVRQCSYGVHFQDTARGIVRHENSKCVGCQRCVTFCPTGALLIKNANSFFPQIGLIHNHFKQVEPCYLDKLYLDSCAFDTVVNDSFSPVQHTSESPILFSSKTSVPINLNLLTAMKMVSEKLGLDFDVAGRMHTKSIPAAHNVADSAVNAVKNGAEVLIIEGFQPGAGPFASVIPNEGMPIEFAVAVVDQRLKDEGLRNKVSVIADGKIRCSADVVKLVALGANVVCLGNVAMVAVGCTCCGQCSTGKCAWGIATTATVLRKRQNPEVAAEKMADLISAWNCEITQMLNVMGITFIRDLCGNKDKIRAVGLSDTEMSILGVRHTGQ encoded by the coding sequence TTGCTTTTCCATAAATTAACTGGTGCTTATCCTGAATTCACAATCAGCAGGGATAAGGATTTATGCATTAATTGTGAAATCTGTGTTCGTCAGTGTTCTTATGGAGTTCACTTTCAAGATACTGCTCGCGGTATTGTGCGCCATGAGAATAGTAAATGTGTCGGCTGTCAGCGTTGCGTTACGTTTTGCCCTACCGGAGCACTTTTAATAAAAAATGCAAATTCATTTTTTCCGCAAATCGGCTTAATTCATAATCATTTTAAACAGGTTGAGCCGTGTTATTTAGATAAATTATATCTAGATAGTTGCGCATTTGATACTGTTGTAAACGATTCTTTTTCGCCCGTTCAGCATACAAGCGAAAGTCCTATTCTTTTTAGCTCCAAAACATCAGTACCGATTAATTTAAACTTATTAACTGCCATGAAAATGGTGTCGGAAAAATTGGGGCTGGACTTTGATGTTGCAGGTAGAATGCACACTAAATCTATTCCCGCAGCCCATAATGTTGCCGATTCAGCCGTAAACGCCGTGAAAAACGGAGCAGAGGTTCTTATAATTGAAGGGTTTCAACCGGGAGCAGGTCCTTTCGCCTCGGTGATACCTAATGAAGGCATGCCGATTGAATTTGCGGTTGCGGTAGTTGATCAAAGATTAAAAGATGAAGGGCTTCGTAATAAAGTGTCGGTTATTGCAGACGGTAAAATTCGTTGCAGTGCTGATGTCGTTAAGTTGGTAGCGCTTGGAGCAAATGTGGTTTGTCTCGGTAATGTTGCAATGGTTGCCGTCGGTTGTACCTGCTGTGGTCAGTGTTCTACTGGTAAATGTGCATGGGGGATTGCAACCACCGCTACAGTACTTCGCAAACGTCAGAATCCTGAAGTTGCCGCAGAAAAAATGGCAGATCTGATCAGCGCATGGAATTGCGAAATTACGCAGATGCTAAATGTAATGGGGATTACTTTCATTCGTGATTTGTGTGGTAACAAGGACAAGATTAGAGCTGTAGGGCTGTCTGATACTGAGATGTCTATTTTGGGCGTTAGGCATACGGGGCAATAG
- a CDS encoding thermonuclease family protein, translated as MIDGDTFILENNEKIRLASIDAPELGHDGKPEQYYAEEAREILSKMILNKIVVIDPVETKDHYGRTVGWVYLDNSFVNELMIASGAAFFYFHPNNDPLKQNFLLQTQRKAMPEMKGFWRKIFSLKDFNIKWVGNMRSRRCFRDGSNFSVTIMSRNKVRFSNLGEAFMKGYTPARATMFWPNVTD; from the coding sequence GTGATTGACGGAGATACTTTTATTCTTGAAAACAACGAAAAAATCAGGCTTGCCTCAATTGATGCTCCCGAGCTTGGGCATGACGGTAAACCTGAGCAGTATTATGCCGAAGAAGCACGCGAAATTCTGTCAAAAATGATTTTAAATAAAATTGTCGTCATTGATCCTGTTGAGACGAAAGATCACTACGGACGAACTGTAGGATGGGTCTATCTGGATAATTCATTTGTAAACGAGCTGATGATCGCAAGCGGTGCTGCATTTTTTTATTTTCATCCCAATAATGATCCCTTGAAACAGAATTTTCTATTACAGACCCAAAGAAAAGCTATGCCGGAAATGAAAGGTTTTTGGCGCAAAATTTTCAGCCTCAAAGATTTCAATATAAAATGGGTTGGAAATATGAGAAGTCGGAGATGTTTTCGTGACGGCAGTAATTTTTCGGTAACTATTATGAGTAGAAACAAAGTGCGATTCAGTAATCTCGGCGAAGCGTTTATGAAGGGCTATACCCCTGCACGGGCCACAATGTTCTGGCCGAATGTAACTGATTAA
- the yajC gene encoding preprotein translocase subunit YajC has translation MFFDKIAHAMGSMGGGQGQAGPAGALGSFLPLILMFAIFYFLLIRPQQKKAKQHKEMLAGLQKGDRILTGGGLYGRIVAVNGDELTVELAEGFQVKVDRGYVAGMAVPAKEEKKGK, from the coding sequence ATGTTTTTTGACAAGATCGCACACGCGATGGGTTCTATGGGAGGAGGGCAGGGACAGGCTGGTCCAGCTGGTGCTCTCGGCTCCTTTCTGCCTTTAATTCTTATGTTTGCAATTTTCTATTTCTTGCTTATCAGACCACAGCAGAAAAAGGCTAAACAGCATAAAGAAATGCTTGCAGGTCTTCAGAAGGGTGACCGCATCCTGACTGGCGGTGGTCTTTATGGTAGAATCGTTGCTGTTAACGGTGATGAACTTACTGTCGAACTTGCTGAAGGTTTTCAGGTTAAAGTTGACAGAGGTTATGTCGCCGGTATGGCCGTTCCTGCTAAGGAAGAAAAAAAAGGTAAATAA
- a CDS encoding aspartate aminotransferase family protein, giving the protein MNKHEALVEKQKDSICNTYGRYPVNVTKAKGSRLWDLDGREYIDLLSGISVANVGHCRDDLADLMAEQARKLVMVSNLFYQEEQVECAEKLLATCGADKVFFCNSGAEANEAAIKLARRYMRTIKERDAYEIITLEGSFHGRTLATLTATGQTGPIKDGYSPLPEGFSYAPAGDIEAMTAMVSDKTAAIMIEIVQGEGGIKPLAHDYVEALAKLVKEKDILLIVDEVQSGLCRTGKWWAHQHYGITPDIFTSAKALANGLPMGAMLATDEVAKGFTPGSHATTFGGGALVSKVSSKVLDIMTDEKLADRAAELGDFFIKEALKIKDKHPGKIVSVRGLGLMLGIELGFDGNEIFAKLRDEGFILNLTKGKILRLLPALTIDRADLVSFLNTLDKAFTDMD; this is encoded by the coding sequence ATGAATAAACATGAAGCTCTCGTAGAAAAACAAAAAGATTCCATCTGCAACACTTACGGCAGATATCCGGTTAATGTAACTAAAGCTAAAGGCAGCAGGCTGTGGGATCTTGACGGTCGGGAATATATAGACCTGCTTTCAGGTATATCTGTTGCAAACGTCGGCCATTGCCGTGATGATCTTGCAGACCTGATGGCTGAACAAGCCCGCAAACTGGTAATGGTCAGCAACCTTTTCTATCAGGAAGAACAAGTTGAATGTGCGGAAAAACTTCTCGCTACATGTGGCGCGGATAAAGTTTTTTTCTGCAACTCCGGAGCAGAAGCAAACGAAGCGGCTATCAAACTGGCCAGAAGATATATGCGCACCATTAAAGAAAGAGACGCCTATGAGATTATCACCCTCGAAGGATCTTTTCATGGCAGAACGCTGGCAACACTTACCGCAACAGGCCAAACAGGACCGATTAAAGACGGATACTCTCCTCTTCCTGAAGGATTTTCCTATGCTCCTGCCGGTGACATTGAAGCTATGACAGCTATGGTATCAGACAAGACTGCGGCTATCATGATTGAAATTGTCCAAGGTGAAGGCGGCATTAAGCCTCTTGCTCATGACTATGTTGAAGCACTCGCTAAACTTGTTAAAGAAAAAGACATTTTACTTATCGTAGATGAAGTTCAGTCAGGACTCTGCCGGACAGGAAAATGGTGGGCGCATCAGCATTATGGAATCACGCCGGACATTTTCACTTCGGCAAAAGCTCTTGCCAACGGACTTCCTATGGGAGCAATGCTCGCAACGGATGAAGTCGCTAAAGGATTTACTCCCGGCAGCCATGCCACCACATTCGGCGGTGGCGCACTGGTTTCCAAGGTTTCGTCAAAGGTTCTGGATATCATGACCGATGAAAAACTTGCTGACAGAGCGGCTGAACTTGGGGATTTTTTCATCAAAGAAGCACTTAAAATTAAAGATAAACACCCGGGAAAAATTGTTTCTGTCAGAGGTCTTGGTTTAATGCTCGGTATTGAACTGGGATTTGACGGAAATGAAATATTTGCCAAACTTCGTGATGAAGGTTTTATACTGAACCTCACAAAGGGTAAAATATTACGGCTTCTGCCTGCTCTCACTATTGATCGTGCAGATCTCGTATCATTCCTTAATACTTTAGATAAAGCTTTTACTGATATGGATTAA
- the dut gene encoding dUTP diphosphatase, translated as MTTSNTHLIDVKVKYLSDLAKKSGMEYSTPNSAGIDLRACIDTDFIEIKPGEKYAFPAGIAIEITAKGIAGFIYSRSGLGTKEGLTVSQGVGVIDPDYRGEIKVSLLNTSGEIRRIERGQRIAQLVFMPYYHASIIPCEELSSTERGSGGFGHTGKR; from the coding sequence ATGACGACTTCAAACACACATTTGATTGATGTAAAAGTAAAATACCTTAGCGATCTGGCTAAAAAAAGCGGCATGGAATATTCAACTCCGAATTCTGCCGGAATTGATTTGCGGGCCTGCATAGACACGGATTTTATAGAAATTAAACCAGGTGAAAAATATGCTTTCCCTGCCGGAATTGCCATTGAAATTACTGCCAAGGGAATTGCCGGATTTATATACTCACGAAGCGGGCTTGGCACGAAAGAAGGACTTACCGTCAGCCAGGGAGTCGGGGTTATTGACCCTGATTACCGCGGAGAAATTAAAGTTTCACTGCTTAACACCTCCGGAGAAATCCGACGAATTGAGCGCGGGCAGCGCATAGCACAATTAGTTTTTATGCCCTATTACCACGCGTCAATTATCCCCTGCGAAGAGCTCTCTTCAACTGAGCGCGGCAGCGGCGGATTCGGACACACCGGTAAAAGATAG
- a CDS encoding endonuclease III domain-containing protein translates to MNRESLLMGYYEALHTAIGPCHWWPGETPFEIAVGAILVQNTNWKNVEKAIHNLKENDALTIRGLRKLSIDELQDLIRPSGFFKIKSERLTNFLSFLDEKSADCITDLAAFETADLRQQLLSVKGIGPETADSILLYALGKPIFVVDAYTRRIFNRHMLIHEDIEYHELQDFFMDVLNEDVELFNEYHALIVKAAKKWCKKTNPDCTNCPLGEFLKN, encoded by the coding sequence ATGAATAGAGAATCTTTACTGATGGGCTATTACGAAGCCTTACATACGGCTATAGGTCCATGCCATTGGTGGCCCGGTGAAACCCCGTTTGAAATTGCGGTCGGTGCGATATTAGTACAGAACACAAACTGGAAAAATGTTGAAAAAGCGATTCATAATCTTAAAGAGAATGATGCGCTGACTATCCGGGGACTCCGCAAACTCTCTATTGATGAATTGCAGGATCTTATCCGGCCTTCCGGTTTTTTCAAAATTAAATCTGAAAGACTTACCAATTTCCTAAGTTTTTTAGATGAAAAGTCAGCCGACTGCATTACAGATTTAGCTGCTTTTGAAACAGCTGACCTGAGACAGCAGCTTCTTTCTGTAAAAGGAATTGGACCGGAAACGGCTGATTCTATCCTGCTTTATGCACTGGGAAAACCAATATTTGTTGTAGATGCCTACACTCGTAGAATTTTTAACAGACATATGCTAATCCACGAGGATATTGAATATCATGAACTTCAAGATTTCTTTATGGACGTTTTAAATGAAGATGTAGAACTATTTAACGAATACCATGCGCTTATAGTTAAGGCAGCGAAAAAATGGTGTAAAAAAACTAACCCTGACTGTACTAATTGCCCTCTCGGTGAATTTCTTAAAAACTGA
- the glgP gene encoding alpha-glucan family phosphorylase — protein MQPLRVYSVVPRLPKQLEKLWDLAYNFLFVWNNDISSIFSSIDQNLWRDCQQNPVAFLNNMPQKQLEELATDVFFTQRLNEAVRIQSNYLARVSCPYKFEGAKQGQPVVAYFSLEYGIGLSLPIYSGGLGILAGDHLKASSDLNIPLVGIGLCYQHGYFRQYMTQDGWQQERYPSHDFEEMPIKPVKNAKGEDLKFTVKLKGEPLYVKIWKVATGRVTLYLLDTNISENTTQFKAITARLYGGDLEMRLWQEILLGVGGVKALAALGLEPSVIHMNEGHSAFAGLERIRVFMTDHGLSFEAAMEMVASSSIFTTHTPVPAGNDRFPAELMRPYFEPYAQTMGLAYKVFLALGREDPRDDNELFCMTVLALKLSRFNNGVSKLHGRVSRNMWQKVWPQYPVEDVPIGAITNGVHMPTWVANDISLLFDRYLGPNWREDPDGVRTWRQVDNIPDAELWRTHERLRERLVDFVRKRLRKQLLNVGARRKEIELAEEVLDPRALTIGFARRFATYKRAGLLLRDKERLIKLISDTRHPVQFIFAGKAHPQDNEGKKLIQDLIQLCRREECRMSMVFLEDYDMKMANYLVQGCDIWLNTPRRPLEACGTSGMKAMANGVLQFSTPDGWWDEAYLSDNSLGWAIGRREDYNDLEYQDFVESQTLYKVLENDIIPDFYDRGHGSLPRSWVAKIKAALCKLGPEFNANRMVEDYTEKAYLPAFNNYKTMSKEDFKGAKELAAWRVELMTQWSSLKIRNIISEAHTDIYVQEPIIVSAEVFLNGLKTEDVQVEIYAGPVSQDRAFLGRKTIIMTPEEDLGAGWHLYQGEVLPNEAGRFGYTVRILPHHELLLDPHSLGLIHWAQ, from the coding sequence ATGCAACCGCTTCGCGTGTATAGCGTTGTTCCTCGATTGCCTAAGCAATTGGAAAAACTGTGGGATTTAGCATATAATTTTTTATTTGTTTGGAATAACGATATTTCCAGCATATTTTCTTCGATTGATCAAAATTTATGGCGGGATTGTCAACAAAATCCTGTAGCGTTTTTAAACAACATGCCGCAGAAGCAGCTTGAAGAACTTGCTACGGATGTTTTCTTTACTCAGCGTCTCAATGAAGCTGTTAGAATTCAGAGTAATTATCTTGCCAGAGTAAGCTGCCCCTATAAATTTGAAGGAGCAAAGCAGGGACAACCTGTTGTTGCCTACTTCAGCCTTGAATACGGTATAGGGCTCAGTTTACCGATTTATTCCGGAGGGCTGGGTATACTTGCCGGTGATCATCTTAAAGCCTCCAGTGATTTAAATATTCCTCTTGTGGGCATCGGATTATGTTATCAGCATGGCTATTTCCGCCAGTATATGACTCAGGACGGATGGCAGCAGGAACGTTATCCAAGTCATGATTTTGAGGAAATGCCGATTAAGCCTGTTAAGAATGCGAAGGGTGAAGATCTCAAGTTCACTGTTAAATTAAAAGGTGAGCCGCTCTACGTAAAAATTTGGAAAGTCGCAACAGGGCGCGTCACGCTGTACCTTCTTGATACTAATATTTCAGAAAACACCACTCAATTTAAAGCTATTACCGCCCGTTTGTATGGCGGAGATCTTGAAATGAGGCTGTGGCAGGAAATTCTGCTCGGCGTTGGCGGGGTTAAAGCTCTTGCCGCATTAGGACTTGAACCGAGCGTCATTCATATGAACGAAGGGCATTCTGCTTTTGCCGGTCTTGAACGAATCAGAGTGTTCATGACTGATCATGGGTTATCTTTTGAGGCTGCAATGGAGATGGTTGCATCTTCAAGTATTTTCACAACACATACTCCGGTACCTGCGGGAAATGACCGTTTCCCTGCTGAATTGATGCGACCGTATTTTGAGCCGTATGCTCAGACAATGGGGCTGGCGTATAAAGTTTTTCTTGCTCTTGGCAGGGAAGACCCGCGTGATGACAATGAATTATTTTGTATGACAGTTCTCGCGCTGAAACTATCCCGTTTTAATAACGGTGTGTCCAAACTGCATGGACGTGTTTCCAGAAATATGTGGCAGAAGGTTTGGCCTCAGTATCCTGTTGAAGACGTCCCTATCGGAGCTATTACCAACGGTGTACATATGCCGACATGGGTTGCTAATGATATTTCGCTTCTTTTCGACCGTTATCTCGGTCCGAACTGGCGTGAAGATCCTGACGGCGTCCGTACATGGAGACAGGTTGATAATATTCCTGATGCGGAGCTCTGGAGAACACACGAACGTTTAAGAGAACGGCTTGTAGATTTCGTGCGTAAACGGCTTCGTAAGCAGTTGCTGAATGTCGGAGCGCGCAGAAAAGAGATCGAACTTGCCGAAGAAGTGCTTGATCCAAGGGCTCTTACTATCGGTTTTGCCAGAAGGTTTGCAACTTATAAGAGAGCCGGACTGCTGCTCAGAGATAAAGAAAGGTTAATCAAACTTATTTCTGATACCAGGCATCCTGTTCAGTTTATCTTTGCAGGTAAAGCACATCCTCAGGACAATGAAGGTAAGAAGCTGATTCAGGATTTGATCCAGCTTTGCCGTCGTGAAGAATGTCGCATGAGTATGGTCTTTCTTGAAGATTATGACATGAAGATGGCTAATTATCTGGTTCAGGGTTGTGATATATGGCTGAACACTCCGCGCCGCCCGCTTGAAGCTTGCGGAACAAGCGGTATGAAAGCAATGGCTAACGGCGTGTTGCAGTTCAGTACTCCTGACGGCTGGTGGGACGAAGCATATCTGTCAGACAATAGTCTCGGCTGGGCAATCGGTAGGCGTGAAGATTATAATGATCTGGAGTATCAGGATTTTGTTGAAAGCCAGACCCTTTATAAGGTGCTGGAGAATGATATTATCCCTGATTTCTATGATCGTGGACATGGCAGTCTTCCGCGAAGCTGGGTTGCTAAAATTAAAGCTGCCCTTTGTAAACTCGGCCCTGAATTCAATGCAAACCGTATGGTTGAAGATTATACTGAAAAGGCTTATTTACCGGCTTTTAATAACTATAAGACAATGTCTAAAGAGGACTTCAAGGGAGCTAAGGAATTAGCAGCCTGGAGAGTCGAGCTTATGACGCAGTGGTCGAGTCTTAAAATCAGAAATATTATTTCTGAAGCGCATACGGATATATATGTTCAGGAACCTATTATTGTCAGTGCGGAAGTTTTTCTGAACGGTTTAAAGACTGAAGATGTTCAAGTTGAAATCTATGCAGGACCGGTCAGCCAAGACAGGGCATTCCTTGGACGTAAAACAATAATAATGACTCCTGAAGAGGATTTAGGGGCCGGATGGCACCTTTATCAGGGCGAAGTACTTCCAAATGAAGCCGGAAGATTCGGCTATACTGTCAGAATCCTTCCTCATCATGAACTTTTGCTTGATCCGCATTCTCTTGGACTCATACACTGGGCGCAATAA